The genomic window cgcgagcgaagaatcgcgggtcagctacttttatataaagtaatatggtcacacacggtcatctgattgcAAACTAAGATATTCATTGGTAAACATACAACCGATAAAGTACATTGTAATTCGAGAAATCATAAATTCATACATCAGTTTGCCATGCAGTACCGTCGGTTACGAATACAACGCACTTGACCTTTTTGGAAGACATTGTCAACATGATCTAAATGTCTTCTCCTGGCTTTATAATTTGGAAActactcaatttttttttgttatattcacTAAGAACTGACCTAGCGAACTGTATAGCATTTTAATAAACTCAATATTTTCAAACGCACTAGGGCCGCTGATACGTTATTCTGTTTTGTTATTAGTGTGATGTATTCTAGGTGGATATAATAATCCATGGAGCAGCCACTATAACGTTTGATGCGCCTCTGCGATCCACCATTCTGACGAACGTAAGAGGGACCAGAGAAATCATCAGTCTAGCTAAACAGTGCAAAAAGTTAAGGTaatcaaacatacataataccagatttgttatacccgaaggtgaagACATATGTAAGTGAATTaattacacccacgtttcgtcattaacaatgttagtctcatgtaggGCGagtctatctatactaatataataaagctgaagagtttgtttgtttgtttgtttgaacgcgctaatctcaggaacaactggtccgatttgaaaaattctttcagtgttagatagcccatttatcgaggaaggctataggctatataacatcacgatacggtcattaggagcggagtagcaacgaaaaatgttacaaaaacggggaaaattttgacccattctcttaggtgacgcaagcgaagttgcgcgggtcagctagttgctatatatataccgggcacgttatcaaactccggactactgtCAATTAACTAGAGGACTGGCCCGACTGCGACCGGATATATATTCGTCAATTCTATCCGTTGATTTTTTGTCTCGAGGGAACTTTGATCCTaaatttttacctttttatcACCAACCCCTATTTTTTAATAGCCATTTTAGTATAATCTATATAGCAAtgcgtttgccgggtcagctagtaatctaataaataaataagcattacCTTTATTCCAGGTCGTTCTTGTACATCTCCACGGCATTCTCTCACGCCACCATCAGTTCGGAAGGTCAAGAGATTCTGGAACAGTTCTATCCGTGCCCTGTAGACCCTGACCTCATGGTCAAATTTGTGGAGAGTGTTGATGAAGACCGGCTCAATTCTTTACAGCGAGGGTatgtaaaatgttgtatgattaCACTTGTTGTATCTGAAAAtataagcagaggtgtataCAACCACTGTTCGCcttttattgtgtttgtttgatAAAGCATATTGCTAAACAGGCTAGGtgaaataaaaatgctaacttttatatgaaacatCGCAACAAAATTGgaaagtacttaattaaatttgacCTACCACAGGGATCGAACCTAAGATGAATACTATTAGGTTCTAGCAGACCCGCGCCgcaccgcgcattttcaaatttattgacattttacaccttctctggacttccacaaataattcaagaccaaaattagccaaatcggtccagtcgttcacgagttttagcgagactaacgaacagcaattcatttttatacatataatatatagatagtttagattataatatagaaattagCAAAAGCCAGTGCATTACGGACCCGCTACCTCATAACAGCTAAAGAGGCAGgcgtaaagtaaaatatatttttttgtaggttAATTCTGAACTGGCCGAATACATACAGTTTCTCGAAGGCGATTGCTGAAGAAATGGTACGACTGAAAGCTGGAGACCTACCTATTTGTATATTAAGACCGACTATTGGTaatcacattttaattttacaattatttcagtaattttcAGGCAGAACCCTACTTTAGATCCGTTTTCGAGgtgcaaatattttgtaatacctGATTAAAAAACTCTTGAAACACCAAGCCCTTATTTTACTACTTGTTACGCTTCCTAGGCTATTTTGCATGGAGGTTTCTTTAGAACCAAGCCTTTAactctaattaaaaaaaaaaaaatccttgaGAAACTGAAAGATAcgtaaattgatattaattataaacgtAACTTGTTGACATGTTTCAGTGATATGCAGCAAACGGGACGTCAATCCTGGCTGGATTGATATAAGCAGTGTTTATGGACCTAGTGGAGTAAGTAATCTTATCCTACTATTGGGCAAAAGTCTCGAAAACAAAGCAAGAAGTGATGCCTTAAGCCTACTTCGATGCCCAAACCGATGAGGGTCTTTGCAGCCCTTCAAGAAGACTGTTAAAGGTCTGTGACTCTGTGAGGCATGCAACTTTTCgccacgatattttccttcatcgttagcacaagtgataactatttttaatatcttattattttctttcttagggttccgtacccaaagggtaaaacgggacacTATTACTAAGCCTTCGCTGTCTACCTGTCTGTCTCCAggttgtatctcataaaccgtgatttCTAGAGAGccgaaattttcacaaattatgtattttcgttgccgctataacatcAGCTCCTTTCTATAACTAATTAATGTCTTATTTAGTACGTAACGGTAGGTAGCTTACCTCTTTGGTAGGACCTTtatcacaaataataatcaaatctattagtttctttttttatcgAATGCTAGTGCTCCTCCCTAGGTTTAGTTTAGCGTTTCTTCTTTCGACTGCAACATGGCAAAGCCCCcagatacttaaataaataaaaattaagagggtccccatacaatacacgtgttattttcgtatttttttgctcAACATTAGAAACGGTATGAGTAGGAACAATTCAAATTCAGCAGATGGTAGTACGGAACCTTCGTGCTAGAGTCCAAATCGCACTTGACCggttttaagtaatatttgcGTGCGAGTCAGTGCCATACCACTGAGCTATAGTCCACCTAACTTAAAAGGGAGTCTAACTAAGCCTATTGCCATGGGcacgtttcttttattttcagataacaTTAGGCACCATGATGGGAGTGATCCACTCGCTTCAGACTCGTCAAGAGCTCAGAATAGACTTCGTACCA from Anticarsia gemmatalis isolate Benzon Research Colony breed Stoneville strain chromosome 28, ilAntGemm2 primary, whole genome shotgun sequence includes these protein-coding regions:
- the LOC142984851 gene encoding fatty acyl-CoA reductase wat-like isoform X2, with product MDAGLAVEQVALALQEPMNAVIERGDSSVQQFYRDATVFLTGGSGFIGKQLIAKLFGTCKLKKIYLLSRRKKEKTFRERVTEMLTDPIFEGLLKEQPSFVDRLVPIEGDMIDIGLGISDEDRKTIIKEVDIIIHGAATITFDAPLRSTILTNVRGTREIISLAKQCKKLRSFLYISTAFSHATISSEGQEILEQFYPCPVDPDLMVKFVESVDEDRLNSLQRGLILNWPNTYSFSKAIAEEMVRLKAGDLPICILRPTIVICSKRDVNPGWIDISSVYGPSGITLGTMMGVIHSLQTRQELRIDFVPVDYVVNAGLVAATTAREQPLKIYHIGTNCRNPLFWD